A window of the Pangasianodon hypophthalmus isolate fPanHyp1 chromosome 12, fPanHyp1.pri, whole genome shotgun sequence genome harbors these coding sequences:
- the aatkb gene encoding serine/threonine-protein kinase LMTK1 isoform X5, whose product MHFLEEAQPYRSLQHPALVQYLAQCTEVTPYLLIMEFCPLGDVKGYLRSCRAADSVTPDPLLLQRMACQIASGLLHLHKHDYSHSDLALRNCLLTSDVTVKIGDYGLSHSKYKDDYFVTSDQSWVPLRWIAPELVDEVHGNLLVADQTKQSNIWSLGVTIWELFELGNQPYRHYSDRQVLSFAVKEQQLKLPKPLLQFPLSDRWYEVMQFCWLQSDQRPNAEEVHLLLSYLCAKGASEAEDDFERRWNSMRPNMTHGSLHGAGPLTLEMPQSLTASSSFPLLEQFSAGDGYQSESGDDILTVTETSHGLNFEYKWEQARAKQPYPSSSTTGTLGQGNPHCQEVYYPPGGMVGGCGIDGLTLGVSPQYYDPKQLHTPGVVPVLSAHSPSVNSEYYIRIEEPVECNIDMEYTMCAYSPEFGGSNGSFLTGSGDSGDCMNCPSKGKPIETYWSADIHKRSAYDSDSSPTMSLTMEPLLGQVSDSSPLRPWESGHYVSYKDRDGGYYYENSPPLGMDHYLIGCPSEPMRESWGSRSLRKALGELEEPLGISPSLGSPPQGYGDPYIESSQGSVIGKNVTGGYYDMMGSLRKIMPGNHSVCIDMESGDAVFVGQDDSDSEEEEDLFIERQAMGWSTNHSAKNNLRLSQIQSSKQDAYVDFHYTMPMTDVEDAWPENHSLPYRSTKTLNYLEGRAKSNTCPVHGRQASVSSADCSSYIHLCHEPREAEVYPVPCCQALSNSHFVDPLTGSLVRNCFMNDNISDKNTGVTSRNPQVGQAALPTGHLISKSETTKSNLKQTEHPEYVDTGVREGIYRQDSTGQKDTSQINRKTEVITITQQVENTLPEISSKEPESDRSKMVDSGVEHGHSSTSLVEIDNCSDDDITDVTSGIFGDFQGDYAETADYTSPSFKSLQKQVGTPDSMDSIDLPSTAGSSETLSPTSLHPSNSPRAVDSGYDTENNESPEFVLKEPHEPQDTKAFIQPLGMSVPDSSPIKEAKEEDGSDTQQEDVEDVEEGVAMKTSQSTGRLTVLSEKTPYRDSAYFSDTDAGKEKESDEDREKDIDDLERKEEEAMQAIGQTTLPTPVIEQDKEKSNVLETEENCENFYNDIQEGTQKALPSEEHEKLSPSSPEPTIISSVSPEICECPINDTVQDEGFDLNSDDPQEMPSENQLSDLTALPFSDTKQENHKTEETDTTLAFEPSLAKILVEDSNIETSLDSFINANEVNQEKQVTEEAIFRTSSEVLSAQDNNDEVEILIPDSAKSVSTDNIVDKPETPDGNTKYGFQFHKSSTRPSSPPPLPSLEGRVSPVERGEADDEDRDSEDSDESDEELRTYSIQEQSEESEDEILPVPIIVSDCSDAHKLRSLLKMPSLCIDNLGDELESKKKVVSFFDDVTVYLFDQESPTGELSEHAFHLGGETSKQGARCTDSNQQEKANSTDDSSDGNISEESTGFEWDDDFSLLPLPTSSKESPPDIKAKPSLPPSDTNNKPVEQFSRFTVSPSPISRFSITHVSDSDMDSAGGSSEDGDRE is encoded by the exons ATGCAtttcttggaggaagcacagcCTTACag ATCTCTGCAGCATCCTGCTCTAGTGCAGTATTTGGCTCAGTGCACGGAGGTCACGCCCTACCTGCTGATCATGGAGTTCTGTCCTTTG GGCGATGTGAAAGGTTATCTGCGCAGCTGCAGAGCAGCAGACTCTGTGACTCCTGATCCTTTGCTCCTTCAACGAATGGCATGTCAGATCGCTTCTGGCCTTCTGCATCTCCACAAACATGATTACAGCCACAG TGATCTGGCTTTGAGAAACTGCCTTCTGACATCAGATGTTACTGTCAAGATCGGAGATTATGGCCTGTCACACAGCAAGTATAAG GATGATTACTTTGTGACATCGGATCAGTCCTGGGTACCATTACGCTGGATTGCCCCTGAACTGGTGGATGAAGTTCATGGCAACCTACTGGTGGcagaccaaacaaaacaaagcaacatTTG GTCTCTTGGGGTAACTATTTGGGAGTTGTTCGAGTTGGGGAATCAGCCTTATCGACACTACTCTGACAGGCAGGTCCTCAGCTTTGCTGTAAAGGAACAACAACTTAAACTTCCAAAGCCACTGCTTCAGTTTCCTCTTTCTGACCGGTG GTATGAAGTGATGCAGTTCTGTTGGCTTCAATCAGACCAGAGGCCTAATGCTGAGGAAGTTCACCTACTGCTCAGTTACCTGTGTGCCAAAGGTGCCAGTGAGGCAGAAGACGATTTTGAGAGGCGCTGGAACTCAATGAGACCTAACATGACTCATGGCAGTCTGCACGGGGCTGGTCCCCTGACCCTGGAGATGCCGCAATCCTTGACAGCCTCATCCTCATTCCCCTTACTGGAGCAATTTTCAGCTGGTGATGGCTACCAGTCAGAGTCAGGAGATGACATTCTCACAGTTACTGAGACCAGTCATGGTCTGAACTTCGAGTACAAATGGGAACAAGCAAGAGCTAAACAGCCCTATCCCTCCTCATCCACCACTGGAACATTAGGTCAAGGGAATCCCCATTGCCAGGAGGTCTATTATCCTCCAGGAGGTATGGTAGGTGGATGTGGGATTGATGGACTCACCTTAGGGGTCTCTCCCCAATACTATGACCCCAAACAGTTACACACTCCAGGTGTTGTTCCAGTTCTCAGTGCTCATAGTCCTTCAGTGAATAGTGAGTATTACATTCGTATTGAAGAGCCAGTAGAATGCAATATTGACATGGAATACACAATGTGTGCATACAGCCCTGAATTTGGGGGAAGCAATGGCAGCTTTCTCACTGGTAGTGGAGACTCAGGGGATTGTATGAACTGCCCTTCTAAAGGCAAGCCAATTGAAACATACTGGTCAGCTGACATCCATAAAAGAAGTGCCTATGATTCAGACAGCAGTCCAACCATGTCCCTAACTATGGAGCCACTTCTAGGTCAGGTATCTGATTCCAGCCCACTTAGGCCTTGGGAGTCAGGTCATTATGTATCATACAAAGACAGGGATGGAGGCTATTACTATGAAAACTCACCACCACTGGGTATGGATCACTACCTTATTGGATGCCCATCAGAACCCATGAGGGAGAGCTGGGGGTCTCGAAGCCTGAGAAAGGCACTGGGTGAGCTAGAGGAACCCTTGGGGATCTCACCATCCCTTGGCAGCCCCCCACAGGGCTATGGTGACCCTTACATAGAGAGCAGCCAAGGGTCAGTAATTGGGAAGAATGTAACTGGAGGATACTATGACATGATGGGTTCTTTAAGAAAGATCATGCCAGGGAACCACTCAGTGTGTATTGACATGGAATCAGGAGATGCTGTGTTTGTGGGGCAAGATGACAGTGActcagaagaggaggaggatctATTCATTGAAAGGCAGGCAATGGGCTGGTCCACCAACCATTCAGCAAAAAACAATTTGAGATTGTCTCAAATACAGTCATCAAAGCAAGATGCATATGTAGACTTTCATTACACTATGCCAATGACTGATGTTGAGGATGCGTGGCCAGAGAACCACAGTCTCCCATACCGCTCTACCAAAACGCTTAACTACCTGGAAGGTAGAGCCAAAAGCAACACCTGCCCTGTGCATGGCAGACAAGCATCAGTATCCTCAGCAGACTGCAGCTCCTATATTCATCTATGTCATGAACCCAGAGAAGCAGAGGTTTACCCTGTCCCTTGTTGTCAGGCTTTGAGCAATTCCCATTTTGTAGATCCTCTTACAGGGTCGTTAGTAAGAAATTGTTTCATGAATGACAatatttcagacaaaaacacaggCGTAACCAGCAGGAACCCACAGGTAGGCCAAGCTGCCTTACCTACAGgacatttaatttccaaatcAGAGACAACAAAATCCAATTTAAAACAGACCGAACACCCAGAATATGTTGACACTGGGGTCAGAGAGGGAATCTATAGACAAGACAGTACTGGACAAAAAGATACTAGTCAAATTAACAGGAAAACCGAGGTTATAACCATAACTCAACAAGTGGAGAATACCCTTCCTGAGATCTCTTCCAAAGAGCCTGAATCAGACAGAAGCAAGATGGTGGACAGTGGCGTGGAACATGGACATTCTAGCACCAGCCTTGTGGAAATTGACAATTGTAGTGATGATGACATCACAGATGTCACCTCTGGGATTTTTGGTGACTTCCAAGGAGATTATGCAGAGACAGCTGACTACACCTCCCCTTCATTCAAGTCATTGCAGAAGCAAGTAGGTACACCTGACTCCATGGATTCCATAGATCTACCATCTACTGCAGGCTCCAGTGAGACTCTGAGCCCAACCTCTCTCCACCCTTCAAATTCACCTAGAGCTGTGGATAGTGGCTATGACACAGAGAACAATGAGTCTCCTGAATTTGTCCTCAAGGAACCCCATGAACCACAAGACACCAAAGCCTTTATCCAGCCACTCGGAATGTCAGTCCCAGACTCAAGTCCAATCAAGGAAGCAAAAGAAGAAGATGGGTCTGACACACAACAAGAGGATGTGGAGGATGTGGAGGAAGGAGTCGCCATGAAAACATCTCAGAGCACTGGAAGGCTGACAGTACTAAGTGAGAAAACCCCATACAGAGATTCTGCTTACTTTTCTGATACTGATgcagggaaagagaaagagagtgatgaagacagagagaaagatattgATGATCTTgagaggaaggaggaggaagCAATGCAAGCAATAGGCCAAACAACACTACCAACACCAGTGATAGAGCAAGACAAAGAAAAGTCAAATGTTCTGGAGACAGAAGAAAACTGTGAAAATTTCTACAATGATATTCAGGAAGGGACCCAAAAAGCTCTACCCTCAGAAGAACATGAAAAGCTTTCCCCTAGTTCCCCTGAACCAACTattatttcttctgtttctcctgAGATATGTGAATGCCCTATAAATGACACTGTCCAGGATGAAGGCTTTGACCTGAATTCAGATGATCCTCAAGAAATGCCATCTGAGAATCAGTTATCTGATTTAACTGCCTTGCCATTTTCTGATACCAAGCAAGAAAACCACAAAACTGAGGAGACAGACACCACCCTTGCTTTTGAACCATCACTGGCTAAAATTTTAGTTGAAGACAGTAATATTGAGACCAGTCTTGATAGCTTTATCAATGCAAATGAAGTAAACCAGGAAAAGCAAGTTACTGAAGAAGCAATATTCAGAACTAGTTCAGAGGTACTATCAGCTCAGGACAACAATGACGAAGTGGAGATACTTATACCTGACTCAGCCAAGAGTGTTTCAACAGATAATATTGTGGACAAGCCTGAAACTCCAGATGGTAACACAAAATATGGATTTCAGTTTCACAAGAGCTCCACTCgtccttcctctcctcctcctctcccatCACTTGAGGGACGAGTGTCCCCAGTGGAGAGAGGAGAAGCTGATGATGAGGACAGGGATTCAGAGGATAGTGATGAATCAGATGAGGAGCTACGCACCTATAGTATCCAGGAGCAGAGTGAGGAGAGTGAGGATGAAATTCTACCTGTGCCCATCATTGTGAGTGACTGCAGTGATGCACACAAACTCAGAAGCCTCCTCAAGATGCCCAGCTTGTGCATCGATAACCTTGGTGATGAGTTGGAGTCCAAGAAGAAGGTGGTGTCCTTCTTTGATGATGTTACTGTCTACTTGTTTGACCAA GAAAGTCCAACCGGAGAACTATCAGAACATGCCTTCCACCTGGGAGGTGAGACAAGCAAACAGGGTGCAAGGTGCACAGATTCAAACCAACAGGAAAAGGCCAATTCCACTGATGACTCTTCAGATGGAAACATTTCAGAAGAGA GTACAGGGTTTGAGTGGGATGATGATTTCTCTTTGCTGCCACTACCCACCTCATCAAAGGAATCACCCCCAGACATCAAGGCTAAACCAAGCCTTCCACCCAGTGACACAAATAACAAGCCAGTAGAGCAATTCTCACGCTTCACAGTTTCTCCATCCCCAATTTCACGTTTCTCCATTACCCATGTTTCTGACTCTGATATGGATTCTGCAGGAg GAAGCAGTGAGGATGGGGATAGAGAATGA